One Amaranthus tricolor cultivar Red isolate AtriRed21 chromosome 10, ASM2621246v1, whole genome shotgun sequence genomic window carries:
- the LOC130824950 gene encoding uncharacterized protein LOC130824950, with protein sequence MPSSIFATSTPSAYDKHKVDTRNSIEEQRTDPGPTRINKADIQRAEEQLLNTMNIHGPASRKANIILYLKEEGYRFNSSLILNSVLKMFLAKIVASDYLNCAFVLVSGDIVVEIFLQVLSISGLTIVLFVKNLENMDVDEKIETLTNLLQQLAVTVANNMGNQGDRPQQHPQNHRNNKDKILKIDLPSFDGQSPDPEVYLDWEANMERYFDFKETTPAQQFKLAKIKLTKLAATWLEGVQKQRRREDRERINTWEKLRKHLRRMYVPRKYRQQLCIQWGTLRQENRTVSEYIQEWERLSVVCDTNETEEMKIGNFIGGLREDLRRELELTPNLTFSLACSNALTLEKHSKKKPNIGSTYNRPMRNYNPRNVATPTPTVTQTNAPDRIPPMTNTTKDKNPRDLKGVVCFKCHGHGHLKNECPNARAFTVQEWAEIREVGRPRAMMVSRNGKEELVWPSTSAEDHDGTYFVNDEGVLETFEGTEDSEEEGDREEVYPEPDMQNFKDLVQTLDLETKPHPHPYKLKWLDSKASGFVKKRCLIQLAIGSFKDRVLCDVLDMTACHVLLGRPWQHDKRTLHNGYTNVYTLRHEGKLKDLMPLPPYRTLPPKQSVGSNPNLPSQKPVCTLIIQRPVGSVSLINRKVSIKEIRREGLAFLLFSKEVKPEGSQSDPRIISLLEQFADVFPAELPIGLPPIRGIEHQIDLIPGAASPNKPAYRTSPKETKELQRQIQELMDRGYVRESMSPCAVPTLLVPKKDGTWRMCVDSRSMNNITIKYRFPIPRIDDMLDELSGSQWFSKIDMRSGYHQIRMREGDEWKTAFKTKYGLYEWMVMQFGLTGAPSTFMRLMNKVLRPFLGRFIVVYLDDILVYSRNVEDHLNHLAQLFRTLREQRLFGKQEKCSFLLTEVYFLGFIVGRQGVQVDPTKVETIKTWPVPTRITQVRSFHGLASFYKRFIKNFSTIMTPITDCTKGNTFKWTIEAQLDFEEIKRAMCNPLILRLPNFSKPFEVECDASNTGIGAVLVQEDHESLKHISGQSRLSAKHARWVEFMQSFNFLAKYKTGKTNIVTDALSRRAHRLAILDANGFLFKGNKLCIPRTSLRAALVREVHEGSLAGHVGIQKTLDMLAKHFYWPKILDIVGKIIMRYEPCIKAKITFHKGEYKPLPIAQRPWEHVSMDFIVALPRTRRGRDAVMVVVDRFSKMAHFIACNKVDDANQIAKLYFTEIVRLHGVPRTIVSDRDSKFLSSFWGTLWRLLDTKLLYSTSHHPQTNGQTEVTNKTLGSILRTLVKKNLRDWDLKLCHAEFAYNRSPSWATKISPFEYVYGMNPILPISLIDLPLHCRPHGDAKQHAENMMRIHRQTQRNIEQATAKYQQKVNTQTSTT encoded by the exons ATGCCTAGCTCCATCTTTGCAACAAGTACACCTTCTGCATACGACAAACACAAGGTTGATACTAGGAACAGTATAGAGGAACAGCGTACTGATCCAGGACCAACTAGAATTAACAAAGCTGATATACAAAGAGCTGAGGAACAGTTACTCAATACTATGAATATACATGGTCCAGCCTCGAGGAAAGCAAACATAATCCTGTACCTAAAAGAAGAAGG GTATAGATTCAATTCTTCCTTGATATTAAATTCTGTGTTAAAGATG TTTCTTGCAAAGATTGTGGCTAGTGATTATCTGAATTGTGCTTTTGTTTTGGTCTCTGGAGATATTGTTGTGGAAATCTTCTTGCAGGTTCTGAGTATTAGTGGCCTTACCATTGTCTTGTTTGTGAAGAACTTGGAAAACATGGATGTGGACGAGAAAATAGAAACCCTTACCAATTTACTCCAACAATTAGCTGTTACAGTAGCCAATAACATGGGGAACCAAGGGGATAGACCTCAACAGCACCCACAAAACCATAGGAACAATAAGGATAAAATTTTGAAGATTGACTTACCTAGTTTTGATGGACAATCTCCAGACCCAGAGGTGTACCTGGATTGGGAAGCTAATATGGAAAGATATTTTGACTTTAAGGAAACCACACCTGCACAACAATTTAAACTAGCTAAGATTAAACTGACCAAGCTTGCTGCTACATGGTTAGAAGGAGTGCAGAAGCAAAGAAGGAGGGAGGATAGAGAAAGAATCAATACATGGGAAAAACTGAGGAAACACTTAAGGAGGATGTATGTCCCACGCAAATATAGACAGCAGCTTTGCATACAATGGGGAACATTAAGACAAGAAAATAGGACTGTGTCTGAGTATATCCAAGAATGGGAACGGTTATCTGTTGTTTGTGACACCAATGAGACTGAGGAGATGAAGATTGGGAATTTCATAGGTGGTCTAAGGGAAGATTTGAGGAGAGAACTAGAGTTGACCCCAAACCTTACCTTCAGCTTAGCTTGTAGCAATGCCCTTACCCTAGAGAAACACTCCAAGAAGAAACCAAACATAGGTAGCACCTACAACAGACCAATGAGGAATTACAACCCAAGAAATGTTGCAACACCAACACCCACTGTGACTCAGACCAATGCACCAGATAGAATTCCACCAATGACTAACACGACTAAGGACAAAAATCCCAGGGACCTGAAAGGGGTTGTTTGCTTTAAGTGTCATGGGCATGGTCACCTTAAAAACGAGTGTCCCAATGCTAGAGCCTTCACTGTGCAGGAGTGGGCAGAGATTAGAGAAGTGGGTAGACCCAGGGCCATGATGGTTAGCAGGAATGGGAAAGAGGAATTAGTTTGGCCTTCAACATCTGCGGAAGATCATGATGGTACATACTTTGTTAATGATGAAGGAGTCTTGGAGACTTTTGAGGGAACTGAGGACAGTGAGGAAGAAGGAGACAGAGAGGAAGTCTACCCTGAACCAGATATGCAAAATTT CAAGGATTTAGTTCAGACCTTGGACTTAGAAACTAAGCCACACCCACACCCTTATAAGCTGAAATGGCTGGATAGCAAGGCCAGTGGGTTTGTGAAGAAGAGATGCTTGATACAGCTTGCTATAGGGTCATTCAAAGATAGAGTGCTTTGTGATGTGTTGGATATGACTGCCTGTCATGTGCTCTTAGGTAGACCCTGGCAGCATGACAAAAGGACCTTACACAATGGTTACACTAATGTTTACACCCTGAGGCATGAGGGGAAACTTAAGGATCTTATGCCCCTGCCACCATACAGAACCTTACCCCCAAAGCAATCAGTAGGTAGTAACCCCAACTTACCTTCACAGAAACCAGTATGCACCTTAATTATACAGAGACCTGTAGGTAGTGTGTCCTTGATAAACAGAAAGGTGAGTATTAAGGAGATCAGAAGAGAAGGACTAGCCTTTCTCTTATTCAGTAAAGAGGTTAAACCGGAAGGTAGTCAGTCAGACCCGAGAATCATTAGCTTGTTGGAGCAATTTGCTGATGTCTTTCCTGCAGAACTACCAATAGGACTACCTCCAATAAGGGGTATTGAACATCAAATTGATCTAATACCAGGAGCAGCATCACCCAATAAGCCTGCCTATAGAACTAGTCCTAAGGAAACCAAGGAACTACAAAGACAAATTCAGGAACTGATGGATAGAGGATATGTTAGAGAAAGCATGAGTCCATGTGCTGTACCCACCTTACTTGTTCCTAAAAAGGATGGAACATGGCGAATGTGTGTTGATAGCAGAAGCATGAATAACATCACCATCAAATATAGATTCCCTATACCTCGAATAGATGACATGTTGGATGAATTGTCAGGATCTCAATGGTTTAGTAAGATAGACATGAGAAGTGGGTATCATCAAATTAGGATGAGAGAAGGTGATGAATGGAAGACAGCATTCAAAACCAAATATGGCCTGTATGAGTGGATGGTTATGCAATTTGGGCTAACTGGAGCCCCTAGTACCttcatgagattaatgaataaGGTCTTAAGACCATTTTTAGGAAGGTTTATAGTGGTATACCTAGATGACATATTGGTGTATAGTAGGAATGTAGAGGATCACCTTAACCATTTAGCGCAACTGTTTAGAACCCTTAGGGAACAGAGACTGTTTGGGAAACAAGAGAAGTGTTCCTTCCTGCTAACTGAGGTTTACTTTTTGGGATTTATAGTGGGCAGACAGGGAGTACAAGTAGACCCCACAAAGGTAGAAACCATCAAGACTTGGCCAGTACCCACTAGAATCACTCAGGTAAGGTCTTTTCATGGCCTAGCCTCTTTCTACAAGAGgttcataaaaaattttagcACCATTATGACACCAATCACAGACTGCACTAAGGGAAACACTTTTAAATGGACCATAGAAGCACAGCTAGATTTTGAAGAAATCAAAAGGGCCATGTGTAACCCCCTTATTTTGAGATTACCTAATTTTAGTAAACCATTCGAGGTAGAATGTGATGCCAGCAATACAGGCATAGGAGCTGTCTTAGTTCAAGAAG ACCATGAGTCCCTTAAACACATTAGTGGGCAAAGCAGACTTAGTGCCAAACATGCTAGATGGGTTGAGTTTATGCAAAGCTTTAACTTTTTGGCTAAGTATAAGACTGGAAAAACTAACATTGTGACAGATGCTTTAAGTAGGAGAGCACATCGATTAGCTATTTTGGATGCCAAT GGGTTTCTTTTCAAGGGGAACAAGCTATGTATCCCTCGAACTTCCTTGAGAGCAGCTTTAGTAAGGGAAGTGCATGAAGGAAGCTTAGCAGGACATGTGGGCATACAGAAAACTTTGGATATGTTAGCTAAGCACTTTTATTGGCCAAAAATATTGGACATAGTGGGAAAGATCATTATGAGGTATGAACCTTGCATCAAGGCAAAAATAACATTCCACAAAGGAGAGTACAAACCCCTACCTATTGCACAAAGACCATGGGAACATGTTAGTATGGACTTTATAGTTGCCCTACCTAGGACACGGAGGGGCAGGGATGCAGTCATGGTTGTGGTAGATAGGTTCTCCAAAATGGCCCATTTCATTGCATGTAATAAGGTGGATGATGCTAACCAAATAGCCAAACTGTACTTTACAGAAATTGTACGGTTGCATGGGGTCCCTAGGACCATAGTTTCAGACAGGGACAGCAaatttttaagctctttttgggGCACCTTGTGGAGATTGCTTGACACAAAGCTGTTGTATAGTACCTCTCATCACCCACAAACTAATGGGCAAACAGAGGTGACCAACAAAACTTTAGGGTCAATCCTTAGAACCTTGGTAAAGAAGAATTTAAGAGATTGGGACCTTAAGCTATGTCATGCAGAATTCGCCTATAACAGGAGTCCAAGCTGGGCTACTAAAATCTCACCTTTTGAGTATGTTTATGGAATGAATCCTATATTACCTATTTCACTAATTGATCTTCCTTTACATTGCAGACCACATGGGGATGCTAAGCAGCATGCTGAAAACATGATGCGCATTCATAGGCAGACACAAAGAAACATTGAGCAAGCTACTGCCAAATATCAGCAGAAAGTGAATACGCAGACTTCAACTACATGA